A window from Gasterosteus aculeatus chromosome 14, fGasAcu3.hap1.1, whole genome shotgun sequence encodes these proteins:
- the rapgef1b gene encoding rap guanine nucleotide exchange factor 1b isoform X18 — protein MSGKIESKQDSQRSHLSSFTMKLMDKFHSPKIKRTPSKKGKQLQPEPAAKSAEKPANKKVSRLEEHEKEVVSALRYFKTIVDKMVVEKKVLEMLPGSASKVLEAILPLVQVEARIQHSSALSSCHNRVYQSLANLIRWADQVMLDGIDLEDKENVASVTSVIKAVLDGVKELVKLTIEKQEQPSPTTPNKPAPPAIAAESSASSEKPSIDREQEVSKKTAPAAAPAVAATDVPDEDVAPPKPPLPEAKMAELSPPPALPPKKRQSAPSPTRVAVVAPMSRGSSLPCSVHRQQQDYEQEFLQRRFSGGSQSYGGDSPRLSPCSSMGKLSKSDEQLSSMEQDSGQCSRNTSCETLDNTETYDPDYDFLHQDLSAGENLPPIPVGGCLSPLPESHSESSSPVPGQHPSHPRFSAPPSQQQQQPEYWTPQPNQPNPLRSCRVSAPPALPQKKRRSTQNSPFPDAGSRVLYERYPSQYDNMSEEELHPTPPFPLFTPISPMPQTNGGVFVAHYIAGEHADVPSSPPPLPEKKSRHILQYMQFVEDYSEPQPSMFYQMPQSESIYEQRNKRFQEVYGFNDSFSSTDSVHEPVLPPALPPKQRQLSECANDEAGEGEYVNLYSSSRANGELPLSLRETITADDVLQDPAPQMPSTNSKEALDKDRRQKTTESAGSDEEDVDELSLIDHKEIMSRITLKQENDDGPDVRAGSGDILLVHATETDRKDLVLYCEAFLTTYRTFITPEDLIKKLHYRYTRFCHSPDTFKKRVSKNTFFVLVRVVDELCLVELTEDILKQLMDLVFTLVCNGELSLARVLRKNILDKVEQRKLLRYTNSLKPLAARGVSARPGTLHDFRSHEIADQLTLLDAELFYKIEIPEVLLWAKEQNEEKSPNLTQFTEHFNNMSYWVRSLIIQQEKAQDREKLLLKFIKIMKHLRKLNNFNSYLAILSALDSAPIRRLEWQKQTSEGLEEYCTLIDSSSSFRAYRAALAEVEPPCIPYLGLILQDLTFVHLGNPDLIDGKVNFSKRWQQFNILDSMRRFQQVHYDLKRNEDIVCFFNDFSDHLAEEALWELSLKIKPRNITRRKTDREEKT, from the exons ACTCGCAGCGGTCCCACTTGTCCTCTTTCACCATGAAACTGATGGACAAGTTCCACTCTCCCAAGATCAAGAGGACGCCATCCAAGAAGGGCAAGCAGCTGCAGCCGGAGCCAGCCGCCAAGAGTGCCGAAAAACCCGCAAacaag AAGGTCAGCCGGCTGGAGGAGCACGAGAAGGAGGTGGTCAGCGCCCTGCGCTACTTCAAGACCATCGTGGACAAAATGGTCGTGGAGAAGAAGGTGCTTGAGATGCTTCCCGGCTCGGCCAGCAAGGTGCTGGAAGCCATCCTGCCTCTGGTTCAGGTGGAGGCGCGGATACAGCACAG TTCGGCGCTCTCTTCCTGCCATAACCGGGTGTACCAGAGCCTGGCCAACCTCATCCGTTGGGCGGACCAGGTGATGCTGGATGGCATCgacctggaggacaaggagaacGTGGCGTCCGTCACCAGCGTCATCAAAGCCGTCCTGGATGGAGTCAAG GAATTGGTGAAGCTGACCATAGAGAAGCAGGAGCAGCCGTCACCCACCACCCCGAACAAACCGGCACCACCTGCCATCGCGGCGGAGAG cagCGCGTCGTCGGAGAAGCCCTCGATCGATCGGGAGCAGGAGGTCTCGAAAAAGACGGCTCCGGCAGCGGCTCCCGCAGTGGCTGCCACGGACGTGCCAGATGAGGACGTGGCCCCTCCCAAACCCCCCCTTCCAGAAGCCAAAATGGCAGAGCTCAG ccctccgccagctctcccccCTAAGAAGCGCCAGTCGGCCCCTTCGCCGACCCGGGTCGCCGTGGTCGCCCCGATGAGCCGCGGCTCCAGCCTGCCTTGCAGCGTCCACAGACAG CAGCAGGACTATGAGCAGGAGTTCCTCCAGAGGCGTTTCTCTGGAGGGAGCCAGTCCTACGGGGGGGATTCCCCGCGCCTCTCTCCGTGCAGCAGCATGGGGAAACTTAGTAAGTCTGACGAACAGCTCTCGTCCATGGAGCAGGACAGCGGTCAGTGTTCTCGTAACACCAGCTGTGAGACGCTAG ACAACACGGAGACTTACGACCCGGATTACGACTTCCTCCACCAGGACTTGTCAGCTGGGGAAaacctcccccccatccccgtGGGAGGGTGCCTGAGCCCCCTGCCCGAGTCGCACAGCGAGTCCTCCTCCCCGGTCCCCGGACAGCATCCCTCGCATCCCCGCTTCAGTGCCCCCccctcgcagcagcagcagcagccagaatACTGGACCCCGCAGCCCAATCAACCCAACCCCTTACGCTCCTGCCGCGTCAGCgcgccccccgccctcccccagaAGAAGCGGCGCAGCACCCAGAACTCGCCGTTCCCCGACGCGGGCTCCAGGGTGCTGTACGAGCGCTACCCCTCCCAATATGACAACATGTCGGAAGAGGAGCTGCACCCCACGCCGCCATTCCCCCTTTTCACGCCCATCTCCCCCATGCCCCAGACCAACGGGGGCGTGTTCGTCGCCCACTACATCGCCGGCGAGCATGCGGACGTCCCCAGCAGCCCGCCTCCGCTGCcggaaaagaaaagcagacaca TTCTCCAGTACATGCAGTTTGTGGAAGACTACTCGGAGCCGCAGCCCTCCATGTTCTACCAGATGCCGCAGAGCGAGAGCATCTACGAGCAGCGCAACAAGCGCTTCCAGGAGGTCTACGGCTTCAACGACTCCTTCAGCAGCACCGACTCGGTCCACGAGCCGGTGCTGCCCCCGGCGTTGCCCCCGAAACAAAGGCAGCTG AGCGAGTGCGCAAACGACGAGGCCGGGGAGGGGGAGTACGTCAACTTGTACTCGTCCAGCCGGGCCAACGGGGAgctgcctctctccctccga GAAACGATCACAGCGGACGACGTACTTCAAGACCCCGCCCCTCAAATGCCGTCCACCAATAGCAAAGAGGCTTTGGACAAGGATAG GAGGCAGAAGACAACAGAGTCGGCAGGGAGCGACGAGGAAGACGTGGACGAGCTCTCCCTCATAGACCACAAGGAGATCATGAGCAGGATAACACTAAAACAGGAA AACGACGACGGCCCCGACGTCCGTGCGGGATCAGGAGACATTCTGTTAGTCCACGCGACAGAAACGGACCGCAAAG ATCTCGTTTTGTACTGTGAAGCCTTTCTGACGACTTATAGGACTTTTATAACCCCCGAGGACCTCATTAAGAAGCTACACTACAG ATACACCAGGTTCTGCCACAGTCCGGACACCTTCAAGAAGCGCGTCAGCAAGAACACTTTCTTTGTGCTGGTTCGTGTGGTGGATGAGCTGTG CCTGGTGGAGCTGACGGAGGACATCTTGAAACAGCTGATGGACCTGGTGTTTACGCTGGTGTGCAACGGCGAGCTCAGCCTCGCCCGCGTGCTCCGCAAGAACATCCTGGATAAGGTGGAGCAGAGGAAGCTGCTGCGCTACACCAACTCGCTCAAGCCGCTCGCCGCCCGAGGGGTCTCCGCAAG GCCCGGCACGCTCCACGACTTCCGCAGTCACGAGATTGCGGATCAGCTCACTCTTCTCGATGCCGAACTCTTCTATAAGATCGAG ATTCCCGAGGTGCTGCTCTGGGCCAAGGAGCAGAATGAGGAGAAGAGTCCCAACCTGACCCAGTTCACGGAGCACTTTAACAACATGAGCTACTG GGTCCGCTCGTTGATAATTCAGCAGGAGAAAGCTCAGGACCGAGAGAAGCTGCTTCTCAAGTTCATAAAGATAATGAAG CACTTAAGAAAGTTGAATAATTTCAACTCCTACCTAGCGATTCTGTCCGCTCTGGACTCGGCCCCCATCCGGAGATTGGAGTGGCAGAAGCAGACGTCAGAG GGACTGGAGGAATATTGCACGTTGATTGACAGCTCCTCGTCGTTCAGAGCGTACCGAGCTGCTCTGGCTGAGGTGGAGCCCCCGTGCATCCCCTACCT GGGTCTCATTCTGCAGGACTTGACCTTCGTCCACCTGGGGAACCCTGACCTCATCGACGGGAAGGTCAACTTCTCCAAACGCTGGCAGCAGTTCAACATTCTGGACAGCATGCGGCGCTTCCAGCAAGT GCACTATGACCTGAAGCGCAACGAGGACATTGTCTGTTTCTTCAACGACTTCAGTGACCACCTGGCGGAGGAGGCCCTGTGGGAGCTGTCGCTAAAGATCAAGCCCAGGAACATCACCAGGCGCAAGACGGACCGCGAGGAGAAGACCTAG
- the rapgef1b gene encoding rap guanine nucleotide exchange factor 1b isoform X22 produces the protein MSGKIESKQDSQRSHLSSFTMKLMDKFHSPKIKRTPSKKGKQLQPEPAAKSAEKPANKKVSRLEEHEKEVVSALRYFKTIVDKMVVEKKVLEMLPGSASKVLEAILPLVQVEARIQHSSALSSCHNRVYQSLANLIRWADQVMLDGIDLEDKENVASVTSVIKAVLDGVKELVKLTIEKQEQPSPTTPNKPAPPAIAAESSASSEKPSIDREQEVSKKTAPAAAPAVAATDVPDEDVAPPKPPLPEAKMAELSPPPALPPKKRQSAPSPTRVAVVAPMSRGSSLPCSVHRQQQDYEQEFLQRRFSGGSQSYGGDSPRLSPCSSMGKLSKSDEQLSSMEQDSGQCSRNTSCETLDNTETYDPDYDFLHQDLSAGENLPPIPVGGCLSPLPESHSESSSPVPGQHPSHPRFSAPPSQQQQQPEYWTPQPNQPNPLRSCRVSAPPALPQKKRRSTQNSPFPDAGSRVLYERYPSQYDNMSEEELHPTPPFPLFTPISPMPQTNGGVFVAHYIAGEHADVPSSPPPLPEKKSRHILQYMQFVEDYSEPQPSMFYQMPQSESIYEQRNKRFQEVYGFNDSFSSTDSVHEPVLPPALPPKQRQLETITADDVLQDPAPQMPSTNSKEALDKDRRQKTTESAGSDEEDVDELSLIDHKEIMSRITLKQENDDGPDVRAGSGDILLVHATETDRKDLVLYCEAFLTTYRTFITPEDLIKKLHYRYTRFCHSPDTFKKRVSKNTFFVLVRVVDELCLVELTEDILKQLMDLVFTLVCNGELSLARVLRKNILDKVEQRKLLRYTNSLKPLAARGVSARPGTLHDFRSHEIADQLTLLDAELFYKIEIPEVLLWAKEQNEEKSPNLTQFTEHFNNMSYWVRSLIIQQEKAQDREKLLLKFIKIMKHLRKLNNFNSYLAILSALDSAPIRRLEWQKQTSEGLEEYCTLIDSSSSFRAYRAALAEVEPPCIPYLGLILQDLTFVHLGNPDLIDGKVNFSKRWQQFNILDSMRRFQQVHYDLKRNEDIVCFFNDFSDHLAEEALWELSLKIKPRNITRRKTDREEKT, from the exons ACTCGCAGCGGTCCCACTTGTCCTCTTTCACCATGAAACTGATGGACAAGTTCCACTCTCCCAAGATCAAGAGGACGCCATCCAAGAAGGGCAAGCAGCTGCAGCCGGAGCCAGCCGCCAAGAGTGCCGAAAAACCCGCAAacaag AAGGTCAGCCGGCTGGAGGAGCACGAGAAGGAGGTGGTCAGCGCCCTGCGCTACTTCAAGACCATCGTGGACAAAATGGTCGTGGAGAAGAAGGTGCTTGAGATGCTTCCCGGCTCGGCCAGCAAGGTGCTGGAAGCCATCCTGCCTCTGGTTCAGGTGGAGGCGCGGATACAGCACAG TTCGGCGCTCTCTTCCTGCCATAACCGGGTGTACCAGAGCCTGGCCAACCTCATCCGTTGGGCGGACCAGGTGATGCTGGATGGCATCgacctggaggacaaggagaacGTGGCGTCCGTCACCAGCGTCATCAAAGCCGTCCTGGATGGAGTCAAG GAATTGGTGAAGCTGACCATAGAGAAGCAGGAGCAGCCGTCACCCACCACCCCGAACAAACCGGCACCACCTGCCATCGCGGCGGAGAG cagCGCGTCGTCGGAGAAGCCCTCGATCGATCGGGAGCAGGAGGTCTCGAAAAAGACGGCTCCGGCAGCGGCTCCCGCAGTGGCTGCCACGGACGTGCCAGATGAGGACGTGGCCCCTCCCAAACCCCCCCTTCCAGAAGCCAAAATGGCAGAGCTCAG ccctccgccagctctcccccCTAAGAAGCGCCAGTCGGCCCCTTCGCCGACCCGGGTCGCCGTGGTCGCCCCGATGAGCCGCGGCTCCAGCCTGCCTTGCAGCGTCCACAGACAG CAGCAGGACTATGAGCAGGAGTTCCTCCAGAGGCGTTTCTCTGGAGGGAGCCAGTCCTACGGGGGGGATTCCCCGCGCCTCTCTCCGTGCAGCAGCATGGGGAAACTTAGTAAGTCTGACGAACAGCTCTCGTCCATGGAGCAGGACAGCGGTCAGTGTTCTCGTAACACCAGCTGTGAGACGCTAG ACAACACGGAGACTTACGACCCGGATTACGACTTCCTCCACCAGGACTTGTCAGCTGGGGAAaacctcccccccatccccgtGGGAGGGTGCCTGAGCCCCCTGCCCGAGTCGCACAGCGAGTCCTCCTCCCCGGTCCCCGGACAGCATCCCTCGCATCCCCGCTTCAGTGCCCCCccctcgcagcagcagcagcagccagaatACTGGACCCCGCAGCCCAATCAACCCAACCCCTTACGCTCCTGCCGCGTCAGCgcgccccccgccctcccccagaAGAAGCGGCGCAGCACCCAGAACTCGCCGTTCCCCGACGCGGGCTCCAGGGTGCTGTACGAGCGCTACCCCTCCCAATATGACAACATGTCGGAAGAGGAGCTGCACCCCACGCCGCCATTCCCCCTTTTCACGCCCATCTCCCCCATGCCCCAGACCAACGGGGGCGTGTTCGTCGCCCACTACATCGCCGGCGAGCATGCGGACGTCCCCAGCAGCCCGCCTCCGCTGCcggaaaagaaaagcagacaca TTCTCCAGTACATGCAGTTTGTGGAAGACTACTCGGAGCCGCAGCCCTCCATGTTCTACCAGATGCCGCAGAGCGAGAGCATCTACGAGCAGCGCAACAAGCGCTTCCAGGAGGTCTACGGCTTCAACGACTCCTTCAGCAGCACCGACTCGGTCCACGAGCCGGTGCTGCCCCCGGCGTTGCCCCCGAAACAAAGGCAGCTG GAAACGATCACAGCGGACGACGTACTTCAAGACCCCGCCCCTCAAATGCCGTCCACCAATAGCAAAGAGGCTTTGGACAAGGATAG GAGGCAGAAGACAACAGAGTCGGCAGGGAGCGACGAGGAAGACGTGGACGAGCTCTCCCTCATAGACCACAAGGAGATCATGAGCAGGATAACACTAAAACAGGAA AACGACGACGGCCCCGACGTCCGTGCGGGATCAGGAGACATTCTGTTAGTCCACGCGACAGAAACGGACCGCAAAG ATCTCGTTTTGTACTGTGAAGCCTTTCTGACGACTTATAGGACTTTTATAACCCCCGAGGACCTCATTAAGAAGCTACACTACAG ATACACCAGGTTCTGCCACAGTCCGGACACCTTCAAGAAGCGCGTCAGCAAGAACACTTTCTTTGTGCTGGTTCGTGTGGTGGATGAGCTGTG CCTGGTGGAGCTGACGGAGGACATCTTGAAACAGCTGATGGACCTGGTGTTTACGCTGGTGTGCAACGGCGAGCTCAGCCTCGCCCGCGTGCTCCGCAAGAACATCCTGGATAAGGTGGAGCAGAGGAAGCTGCTGCGCTACACCAACTCGCTCAAGCCGCTCGCCGCCCGAGGGGTCTCCGCAAG GCCCGGCACGCTCCACGACTTCCGCAGTCACGAGATTGCGGATCAGCTCACTCTTCTCGATGCCGAACTCTTCTATAAGATCGAG ATTCCCGAGGTGCTGCTCTGGGCCAAGGAGCAGAATGAGGAGAAGAGTCCCAACCTGACCCAGTTCACGGAGCACTTTAACAACATGAGCTACTG GGTCCGCTCGTTGATAATTCAGCAGGAGAAAGCTCAGGACCGAGAGAAGCTGCTTCTCAAGTTCATAAAGATAATGAAG CACTTAAGAAAGTTGAATAATTTCAACTCCTACCTAGCGATTCTGTCCGCTCTGGACTCGGCCCCCATCCGGAGATTGGAGTGGCAGAAGCAGACGTCAGAG GGACTGGAGGAATATTGCACGTTGATTGACAGCTCCTCGTCGTTCAGAGCGTACCGAGCTGCTCTGGCTGAGGTGGAGCCCCCGTGCATCCCCTACCT GGGTCTCATTCTGCAGGACTTGACCTTCGTCCACCTGGGGAACCCTGACCTCATCGACGGGAAGGTCAACTTCTCCAAACGCTGGCAGCAGTTCAACATTCTGGACAGCATGCGGCGCTTCCAGCAAGT GCACTATGACCTGAAGCGCAACGAGGACATTGTCTGTTTCTTCAACGACTTCAGTGACCACCTGGCGGAGGAGGCCCTGTGGGAGCTGTCGCTAAAGATCAAGCCCAGGAACATCACCAGGCGCAAGACGGACCGCGAGGAGAAGACCTAG
- the rapgef1b gene encoding rap guanine nucleotide exchange factor 1b isoform X6 translates to MGNISWRSQVSSEDTDSSLQGDLDEDSDSQRSHLSSFTMKLMDKFHSPKIKRTPSKKGKQLQPEPAAKSAEKPANKKVSRLEEHEKEVVSALRYFKTIVDKMVVEKKVLEMLPGSASKVLEAILPLVQVEARIQHSSALSSCHNRVYQSLANLIRWADQVMLDGIDLEDKENVASVTSVIKAVLDGVKELVKLTIEKQEQPSPTTPNKPAPPAIAAESSASSEKPSIDREQEVSKKTAPAAAPAVAATDVPDEDVAPPKPPLPEAKMAELRAQLSADAGQRRPSQKENPPPALPPKKRQSAPSPTRVAVVAPMSRGSSLPCSVHRQQQDYEQEFLQRRFSGGSQSYGGDSPRLSPCSSMGKLNNTETYDPDYDFLHQDLSAGENLPPIPVGGCLSPLPESHSESSSPVPGQHPSHPRFSAPPSQQQQQPEYWTPQPNQPNPLRSCRVSAPPALPQKKRRSTQNSPFPDAGSRVLYERYPSQYDNMSEEELHPTPPFPLFTPISPMPQTNGGVFVAHYIAGEHADVPSSPPPLPEKKSRHILQYMQFVEDYSEPQPSMFYQMPQSESIYEQRNKRFQEVYGFNDSFSSTDSVHEPVLPPALPPKQRQLASHSSSPSSSSSSSLSCHLQPSVAAMEEAGSALGLSMSVSNSYLIGQASLITPTSLDQVALTNATVLDGGGDGPSGSLAGSLGSVAVCLPSESPLTDSLHASASECANDEAGEGEYVNLYSSSRANGELPLSLRETITADDVLQDPAPQMPSTNSKEALDKDRRQKTTESAGSDEEDVDELSLIDHKEIMSRITLKQENDDGPDVRAGSGDILLVHATETDRKDLVLYCEAFLTTYRTFITPEDLIKKLHYRYTRFCHSPDTFKKRVSKNTFFVLVRVVDELCLVELTEDILKQLMDLVFTLVCNGELSLARVLRKNILDKVEQRKLLRYTNSLKPLAARGVSARPGTLHDFRSHEIADQLTLLDAELFYKIEIPEVLLWAKEQNEEKSPNLTQFTEHFNNMSYWVRSLIIQQEKAQDREKLLLKFIKIMKHLRKLNNFNSYLAILSALDSAPIRRLEWQKQTSEGLEEYCTLIDSSSSFRAYRAALAEVEPPCIPYLGLILQDLTFVHLGNPDLIDGKVNFSKRWQQFNILDSMRRFQQVHYDLKRNEDIVCFFNDFSDHLAEEALWELSLKIKPRNITRRKTDREEKT, encoded by the exons ACTCGCAGCGGTCCCACTTGTCCTCTTTCACCATGAAACTGATGGACAAGTTCCACTCTCCCAAGATCAAGAGGACGCCATCCAAGAAGGGCAAGCAGCTGCAGCCGGAGCCAGCCGCCAAGAGTGCCGAAAAACCCGCAAacaag AAGGTCAGCCGGCTGGAGGAGCACGAGAAGGAGGTGGTCAGCGCCCTGCGCTACTTCAAGACCATCGTGGACAAAATGGTCGTGGAGAAGAAGGTGCTTGAGATGCTTCCCGGCTCGGCCAGCAAGGTGCTGGAAGCCATCCTGCCTCTGGTTCAGGTGGAGGCGCGGATACAGCACAG TTCGGCGCTCTCTTCCTGCCATAACCGGGTGTACCAGAGCCTGGCCAACCTCATCCGTTGGGCGGACCAGGTGATGCTGGATGGCATCgacctggaggacaaggagaacGTGGCGTCCGTCACCAGCGTCATCAAAGCCGTCCTGGATGGAGTCAAG GAATTGGTGAAGCTGACCATAGAGAAGCAGGAGCAGCCGTCACCCACCACCCCGAACAAACCGGCACCACCTGCCATCGCGGCGGAGAG cagCGCGTCGTCGGAGAAGCCCTCGATCGATCGGGAGCAGGAGGTCTCGAAAAAGACGGCTCCGGCAGCGGCTCCCGCAGTGGCTGCCACGGACGTGCCAGATGAGGACGTGGCCCCTCCCAAACCCCCCCTTCCAGAAGCCAAAATGGCAGAGCTCAG AGCACAGTTGAGTGCTGACGCTGGCCAAAGGAGACCCTCTCAGAAGGAGAA ccctccgccagctctcccccCTAAGAAGCGCCAGTCGGCCCCTTCGCCGACCCGGGTCGCCGTGGTCGCCCCGATGAGCCGCGGCTCCAGCCTGCCTTGCAGCGTCCACAGACAG CAGCAGGACTATGAGCAGGAGTTCCTCCAGAGGCGTTTCTCTGGAGGGAGCCAGTCCTACGGGGGGGATTCCCCGCGCCTCTCTCCGTGCAGCAGCATGGGGAAACTTA ACAACACGGAGACTTACGACCCGGATTACGACTTCCTCCACCAGGACTTGTCAGCTGGGGAAaacctcccccccatccccgtGGGAGGGTGCCTGAGCCCCCTGCCCGAGTCGCACAGCGAGTCCTCCTCCCCGGTCCCCGGACAGCATCCCTCGCATCCCCGCTTCAGTGCCCCCccctcgcagcagcagcagcagccagaatACTGGACCCCGCAGCCCAATCAACCCAACCCCTTACGCTCCTGCCGCGTCAGCgcgccccccgccctcccccagaAGAAGCGGCGCAGCACCCAGAACTCGCCGTTCCCCGACGCGGGCTCCAGGGTGCTGTACGAGCGCTACCCCTCCCAATATGACAACATGTCGGAAGAGGAGCTGCACCCCACGCCGCCATTCCCCCTTTTCACGCCCATCTCCCCCATGCCCCAGACCAACGGGGGCGTGTTCGTCGCCCACTACATCGCCGGCGAGCATGCGGACGTCCCCAGCAGCCCGCCTCCGCTGCcggaaaagaaaagcagacaca TTCTCCAGTACATGCAGTTTGTGGAAGACTACTCGGAGCCGCAGCCCTCCATGTTCTACCAGATGCCGCAGAGCGAGAGCATCTACGAGCAGCGCAACAAGCGCTTCCAGGAGGTCTACGGCTTCAACGACTCCTTCAGCAGCACCGACTCGGTCCACGAGCCGGTGCTGCCCCCGGCGTTGCCCCCGAAACAAAGGCAGCTG GCCTCccactcttcctccccctcttcctcctcctcctcttccctctcctGCCACCTCCAGCCGTCTGTAGCGGCCATGGAGGAGGCGGGCTCTGCGCTGGGCCTCAGCATGTCCGTTTCTAACTCCTACCTGATTGGCCAAGCTTCTTTGATCACACCCACG AGCTTGGACCAGGTTGCGTTGACCAACGCCACCGTCCTGGATGGCGGTGGGGACGGGCCCAGCGGTTCCCTGGCCGGCTCGCTGGGCTCCGTGGCCGTCTGTCTTCCTTCCGAGTCGCCTCTCACTGACTCGCTCCACGCCTCAGCG AGCGAGTGCGCAAACGACGAGGCCGGGGAGGGGGAGTACGTCAACTTGTACTCGTCCAGCCGGGCCAACGGGGAgctgcctctctccctccga GAAACGATCACAGCGGACGACGTACTTCAAGACCCCGCCCCTCAAATGCCGTCCACCAATAGCAAAGAGGCTTTGGACAAGGATAG GAGGCAGAAGACAACAGAGTCGGCAGGGAGCGACGAGGAAGACGTGGACGAGCTCTCCCTCATAGACCACAAGGAGATCATGAGCAGGATAACACTAAAACAGGAA AACGACGACGGCCCCGACGTCCGTGCGGGATCAGGAGACATTCTGTTAGTCCACGCGACAGAAACGGACCGCAAAG ATCTCGTTTTGTACTGTGAAGCCTTTCTGACGACTTATAGGACTTTTATAACCCCCGAGGACCTCATTAAGAAGCTACACTACAG ATACACCAGGTTCTGCCACAGTCCGGACACCTTCAAGAAGCGCGTCAGCAAGAACACTTTCTTTGTGCTGGTTCGTGTGGTGGATGAGCTGTG CCTGGTGGAGCTGACGGAGGACATCTTGAAACAGCTGATGGACCTGGTGTTTACGCTGGTGTGCAACGGCGAGCTCAGCCTCGCCCGCGTGCTCCGCAAGAACATCCTGGATAAGGTGGAGCAGAGGAAGCTGCTGCGCTACACCAACTCGCTCAAGCCGCTCGCCGCCCGAGGGGTCTCCGCAAG GCCCGGCACGCTCCACGACTTCCGCAGTCACGAGATTGCGGATCAGCTCACTCTTCTCGATGCCGAACTCTTCTATAAGATCGAG ATTCCCGAGGTGCTGCTCTGGGCCAAGGAGCAGAATGAGGAGAAGAGTCCCAACCTGACCCAGTTCACGGAGCACTTTAACAACATGAGCTACTG GGTCCGCTCGTTGATAATTCAGCAGGAGAAAGCTCAGGACCGAGAGAAGCTGCTTCTCAAGTTCATAAAGATAATGAAG CACTTAAGAAAGTTGAATAATTTCAACTCCTACCTAGCGATTCTGTCCGCTCTGGACTCGGCCCCCATCCGGAGATTGGAGTGGCAGAAGCAGACGTCAGAG GGACTGGAGGAATATTGCACGTTGATTGACAGCTCCTCGTCGTTCAGAGCGTACCGAGCTGCTCTGGCTGAGGTGGAGCCCCCGTGCATCCCCTACCT GGGTCTCATTCTGCAGGACTTGACCTTCGTCCACCTGGGGAACCCTGACCTCATCGACGGGAAGGTCAACTTCTCCAAACGCTGGCAGCAGTTCAACATTCTGGACAGCATGCGGCGCTTCCAGCAAGT GCACTATGACCTGAAGCGCAACGAGGACATTGTCTGTTTCTTCAACGACTTCAGTGACCACCTGGCGGAGGAGGCCCTGTGGGAGCTGTCGCTAAAGATCAAGCCCAGGAACATCACCAGGCGCAAGACGGACCGCGAGGAGAAGACCTAG